One window of the Branchiostoma lanceolatum isolate klBraLanc5 chromosome 3, klBraLanc5.hap2, whole genome shotgun sequence genome contains the following:
- the LOC136431119 gene encoding uncharacterized protein, with amino-acid sequence MALTSFVVAFVFLGLASANDRECATSFAHGQHGHCVTVSSCPYGYYVSGNCPSYGDEVKCCYSCHFGGCETNSSIETGAGTFSGASNVTSPNADVRATWLSRYDHPNTQFELAVTFAQLRAKGINRVYLNVWADGQIYFNSPTFESLGIRGFVRDVLGWAVEEGLKRGIEIWAWFEYGLIATWGSSPTLSVFSNTVYQRGWMKGEAKGYWWMDADNTEVLDFVAGMMQDAFDNYPGLGGVQLDEHFGQPYQLGTDLVATMNGAASHILEKVSGKVSLAPVSPPQASLLNYNMDWARWATEDIGFHEYVPKIYRDLASTFDYDLIQIIGQVGKDKLIPGIRCIGSGANTPYDVLSDMMSRCEAEGLGHSVWYSKCFTLLYPDHVHGGAQ; translated from the exons ATGGCGTTGACTTCTTTTGTCGTTGCCTTCGTGTTCTTGGGGCTTGCCTCGG CAAACGACCGTGAATGTGCCACGTCCTTCGCTCACGGACAGCACGGCCACTGCGTCACCGTGTCCTCCTGTCCGTACGGCTACTACGTCAGCGGCAACTGTCCATCCTACGGCGACGAAGTCAAGTGCTGTTACAGCTGTCATTTCGGAGGATGCGAGACCAACTCAA GTATTGAAACCGGGGCAGGTACATTTTCGGGAGCGAGTAACGTTACATCCCCAAATGCTGACGTCCGCGCTACCTGGCTGAGCCGATACGACCACCCCAACACCCAGTTTGAGCTGGCAGTAACGTTCGCCCAACTTAGGGCAAAGGGCATCAACCGCGTATATCTCAACGTATGGGCCGACG GCCAGATCTACTTCAACTCCCCGACCTTCGAGTCGCTGGGGATCCGCGGGTTTGTGAGGGACGTGCTGGGATGGGCTGTGGAGGAGGGACTGAAGAGAGGGATAGAG ATCTGGGCGTGGTTTGAGTATGGTCTGATAGCCACCTGGGGCTCCAGCCCAACTCTCTCTGTCTTCTCCAACACGGTGTACCAGAGGGGCTGGATGAAGGGAGAGGCAAAGGGCTACTGGTGGATGGACGCAGATAACACCGAG GTCCTGGACTTTGTTGCTGGAATGATGCAGGATGCATTTGACAACTACCCTGGGTTGGGTGGTGTTCAGCTGGACGAGCATTTTGGCCAACCATACCAGCTGGGAACAGACCTGGTGGCAACGATGAACGGTGCTGCAAGCCACATCCTCGA GAAAGTATCTGGGAAGGTGTCACTGGCACCAGTTTCACCTCCTCAAGCGTCACTGCTGAACTACAACATGGACTGGGCTCGCTGGGCAACGGAGGACATCGGCTTCCATGAATATGTGCCCAAG ATCTACCGTGACCTAGCCTCAACCTTCGACTACGACCTGATCCAAATCATTGGGCAGGTTGGAAAGGACAAGCTGATTCCAGGGATCCGGTGCATCGGCTCAGGGGCTAACACCCCATACGACGTGCTGAGTGACATGATGAGTCGCTGTGAGGCCGAGGGGTTGGGGCACAGCGTCTGGTACTCCAAATGTTTCACCCTGCTCTACCCGGACCACGTGCATGGTGGTGCGCAGTAG
- the LOC136431120 gene encoding dihydropteridine reductase-like, producing the protein MAASSRVLVYGGKGALGSVCVKYFKERSWWVGSIDLVPNEEADANVVVQPCESWQEQTDAVLKGVESCLRGEKVDAILCVAGGWAGGSAGSKDFIKNSDMMWKQSVWTSSIAARLSSLHLKDGGLLTLPGALPALDGTAGMIGYGMAKAAIHQLTKSLGQPNGGLPEGAAAIAILPVTLDTPMNRKWMKDADFSTWTSLEFVAELFYNWTQGKDRPASGTLLKLTTSDSITKCTPAD; encoded by the exons ATGGCTGCGTCCAGTCGTGTGTTGGTGTACGGAGGGAAAGGTGCGCTCGGGTCCGTCTGTGTCAAGTATTTCAAGGAGAGAAGCTGG TGGGTAGGCTCTATTGACCTGGTACCAAACGAGGAGGCAGATGCCAATGTGGTGGTGCAGCCGTGTGAGTCGTGGCAGGAGCAGACGGACGCAGTGCTGAAGGGTGTAGAAAGCTGCCTGCGGGGAGAGAAGGTGGACGCCATTCTGTGCGTGGCAGGAGGATGGGCAGGCGGAAGTGCTGGCTCAAAAG ACTTCATCAAGAACTCGGACATGATGTGGAAGCAGAGCGTGTGGACGTCTTCCATCGCTGCCAGGTTGTCTTCACTGCATCTTAAGGATGGAGGTTTGCTCACCTTGCCAGGAGCTCTGCCTGCTCTGGATGGGACAGCAG GAATGATTGGTTATGGGATGGCCAAGGCTGCTATCCACCAGCTGACCAAGAGTTTGGGCCAGCCCAATGGTGGTCTTCCCGAGGGGGCTGCTGCGATTGCCATTCTTCC GGTGACCTTGGACACCCCCATGAACAGGAAATGGATGAAAGATGCTGACTTCAGCACATGGACATCCCTGGAGTTTGTGGCAGA GCTATTCTACAACTGGACTCAGGGTAAGGACCGCCCAGCGAGCGGCACACTGCTGAAACTCACCACATCTGATAGCATCACCAAATGCACTCCTGCTGACTGA
- the LOC136431116 gene encoding E3 ubiquitin-protein ligase KCMF1-like isoform X1 produces the protein MSRHEGVSCDSCLKGNFRGKRYKCLICYDYDLCASCYESGATTTRHTADHPMQCILTRSDFELYYGGEGLAIEHPQSFTCPFCGKMGYTESSLQEHVTSEHSDTSTEVVCPVCAAVPGGDPNHVTDDFAAHLTLEHRSPRDLASIQTFSLTGEHDDASSARHVRRMFHPGRGMGGARARRANMHFSTAAGLSAQSTTSPSSRETMDPIAELLSQLSGVRRTAGASTTAATTSQLQQLQMQLQLERQQAQAARQQLERSMPRRQAAPSSTSTPTAAGTQPLDSISAAGQGSPQFLLSRIWENQLPEGEREKWEEERADKSKFVQDLLLALMSEDDLPVKEWKSDEESSTSSEEDLAMPRLRHTLREEEASKTKRDSGQQSEAVGGARPKNSVKNRHQKNDVNRSGSKSKVESSTSSRAVMSVSQRADLTPNTRATLTSPKVSLSTNPKVAPSSNVKAAPSANPRAAAPSVNVRAPLSANPKAASSGSARAAPTANAKAESSTAPNSPAQTGGTTESSMGTKQAKEQVSGQRYRAKLTTKLELHDFVDPFS, from the exons ATGTCCCGACATGAAG GTGTCAGCTGTGACTCTTGCTTGAAGGGCAACTTCAGAGGCAAGAGATACAAGTGTCTGATCTGCTACGACTACGATTTATGTGCATCTTGTTACGAGAGTGGTGCCACCACGACAAGACATACCGCCGATCACCCCATGCAGTGTATTCTGACAAGATCAGACTTTG AGCTGTACTATGGCGGGGAAGGGCTTGCAATAGAGCATCCTCAGTCCTTTACATGTCCGTTCTGTGGGAAAATGGGGTATACAGAGTCCTCGCTACAGGAACATGTGACGTCTGAGCACTCAGACACTTCCACAGAAGTG GTATGCCCTGTTTGTGCAGCAGTCCCAGGTGGAGATCCAAACCACGTCACAGATGACTTTGCTGCACATCTTACATTAGAGCACAGATCTCCAAGAGACTT GGCCTCAATCCAAACTTTTTCCTTGACCGGCGAGCACGATGACGCTAGCAGTGCGCGGCATGTTCGCAGGATGTTCCATCCTGGCAGGGGTATGGGGGGAGCCAGGGCACGCAGGGCCAACATGCACTTCAGCACTGCAGCTGGCCTGTCAGCCCAGTCTACCACCTCTCCAAGCAGCAGAGAAACCATGGACCCCATAGCTG AACTGCTGTCTCAGCTGTCAGGCGTTCGGCGTACAGCAGGTGCTTCCACCACGGCAGCCACCACGTCCCAGCTCCAGCAGCTCCAGATGCAGCTGCAGCTGGAGCGTCAGCAGGCGCAGGCCGCCCGGCAGCAGCTGGAGAGGTCCATGCCCCGTCGACAGGCTGCTCCGTCGTCGACCAGCACCCCCACTGCTGCAGGCACGCAGCCTTTAGACTCCATTAGTGCAGCGGGGCAGGGAAGTCCACAGTTCCTGTTATCCAG AATATGGGAGAACCAGTTACCAGAAGGTGAACGTGAGAAATGGGAGGAGGAAAGAGCAGATAAGAGTAAATTTGTACAGGACTTGTTACTTGCACTCATGTCAGAGGACGACTTACCAGTGAAAGAATGGAAGAGTGATGAGGAATCATCCACGTCGTCTGAGGAAGATTTGGCTATGCCACGCCTAAGGCACACACTGAGAGAAGAAGAGGCAAGCAAAACAAAACGGGACTCAGGACAGCAGAGCGAGGCTGTTGGTGGTGCGAGGCCCAAGAATTCTGTCAAAAATCGCCACCAGAAAAATGATGTAAATCGCTCTGGATCCAAGTCTAAAGTAGAATCCTCGACCAGTTCTCGAGCGGTAATGTCTGTGAGCCAGAGAGCAGATTTAACCCCTAACACCAGAGCAACGTTAACCAGTCCCAAGGTGTCATTATCAACCAATCCCAAGGTTGCACCGTCGTCTAATGTCAAAGCTGCCCCCTCAGCCAATCCGAGAGCTGCTGCTCCCTCTGTTAATGTGAGGGCCCCCTTGTCAGCCAATCCCAAAGCTGCGTCCTCGGGCAGCGCTCGAGCTGCACCGACAGCGAATGCAAAGGCAGAGTCCTCGACTGCTCCTAACTCACCGGCACAGACTGGTGGGACAACAGAATCTTCAATGGGCACCAAGCAAGCTAAAGAGCAGGTGTCGGGACAACGGTATCGTGCTAAGCTCACAACAAAATTAGAATTGCATGATTTTGTAGACCCTTTCTCATAG
- the LOC136431116 gene encoding E3 ubiquitin-protein ligase KCMF1-like isoform X2 has product MSRHEGVSCDSCLKGNFRGKRYKCLICYDYDLCASCYESGATTTRHTADHPMQCILTRSDFELYYGGEGLAIEHPQSFTCPFCGKMGYTESSLQEHVTSEHSDTSTEVVCPVCAAVPGGDPNHVTDDFAAHLTLEHRSPRDLDDASSARHVRRMFHPGRGMGGARARRANMHFSTAAGLSAQSTTSPSSRETMDPIAELLSQLSGVRRTAGASTTAATTSQLQQLQMQLQLERQQAQAARQQLERSMPRRQAAPSSTSTPTAAGTQPLDSISAAGQGSPQFLLSRIWENQLPEGEREKWEEERADKSKFVQDLLLALMSEDDLPVKEWKSDEESSTSSEEDLAMPRLRHTLREEEASKTKRDSGQQSEAVGGARPKNSVKNRHQKNDVNRSGSKSKVESSTSSRAVMSVSQRADLTPNTRATLTSPKVSLSTNPKVAPSSNVKAAPSANPRAAAPSVNVRAPLSANPKAASSGSARAAPTANAKAESSTAPNSPAQTGGTTESSMGTKQAKEQVSGQRYRAKLTTKLELHDFVDPFS; this is encoded by the exons ATGTCCCGACATGAAG GTGTCAGCTGTGACTCTTGCTTGAAGGGCAACTTCAGAGGCAAGAGATACAAGTGTCTGATCTGCTACGACTACGATTTATGTGCATCTTGTTACGAGAGTGGTGCCACCACGACAAGACATACCGCCGATCACCCCATGCAGTGTATTCTGACAAGATCAGACTTTG AGCTGTACTATGGCGGGGAAGGGCTTGCAATAGAGCATCCTCAGTCCTTTACATGTCCGTTCTGTGGGAAAATGGGGTATACAGAGTCCTCGCTACAGGAACATGTGACGTCTGAGCACTCAGACACTTCCACAGAAGTG GTATGCCCTGTTTGTGCAGCAGTCCCAGGTGGAGATCCAAACCACGTCACAGATGACTTTGCTGCACATCTTACATTAGAGCACAGATCTCCAAGAGACTTG GATGACGCTAGCAGTGCGCGGCATGTTCGCAGGATGTTCCATCCTGGCAGGGGTATGGGGGGAGCCAGGGCACGCAGGGCCAACATGCACTTCAGCACTGCAGCTGGCCTGTCAGCCCAGTCTACCACCTCTCCAAGCAGCAGAGAAACCATGGACCCCATAGCTG AACTGCTGTCTCAGCTGTCAGGCGTTCGGCGTACAGCAGGTGCTTCCACCACGGCAGCCACCACGTCCCAGCTCCAGCAGCTCCAGATGCAGCTGCAGCTGGAGCGTCAGCAGGCGCAGGCCGCCCGGCAGCAGCTGGAGAGGTCCATGCCCCGTCGACAGGCTGCTCCGTCGTCGACCAGCACCCCCACTGCTGCAGGCACGCAGCCTTTAGACTCCATTAGTGCAGCGGGGCAGGGAAGTCCACAGTTCCTGTTATCCAG AATATGGGAGAACCAGTTACCAGAAGGTGAACGTGAGAAATGGGAGGAGGAAAGAGCAGATAAGAGTAAATTTGTACAGGACTTGTTACTTGCACTCATGTCAGAGGACGACTTACCAGTGAAAGAATGGAAGAGTGATGAGGAATCATCCACGTCGTCTGAGGAAGATTTGGCTATGCCACGCCTAAGGCACACACTGAGAGAAGAAGAGGCAAGCAAAACAAAACGGGACTCAGGACAGCAGAGCGAGGCTGTTGGTGGTGCGAGGCCCAAGAATTCTGTCAAAAATCGCCACCAGAAAAATGATGTAAATCGCTCTGGATCCAAGTCTAAAGTAGAATCCTCGACCAGTTCTCGAGCGGTAATGTCTGTGAGCCAGAGAGCAGATTTAACCCCTAACACCAGAGCAACGTTAACCAGTCCCAAGGTGTCATTATCAACCAATCCCAAGGTTGCACCGTCGTCTAATGTCAAAGCTGCCCCCTCAGCCAATCCGAGAGCTGCTGCTCCCTCTGTTAATGTGAGGGCCCCCTTGTCAGCCAATCCCAAAGCTGCGTCCTCGGGCAGCGCTCGAGCTGCACCGACAGCGAATGCAAAGGCAGAGTCCTCGACTGCTCCTAACTCACCGGCACAGACTGGTGGGACAACAGAATCTTCAATGGGCACCAAGCAAGCTAAAGAGCAGGTGTCGGGACAACGGTATCGTGCTAAGCTCACAACAAAATTAGAATTGCATGATTTTGTAGACCCTTTCTCATAG